From the Cohaesibacter sp. ES.047 genome, one window contains:
- a CDS encoding substrate-binding domain-containing protein — protein sequence MGKYTKLLGSAVALCSLANVANADDIKIGYINKMGDHPWFVAEVVGAKKAAEAAGASLVSQDVQFNADMAITAVDTMIGDGVKGIAIVVPDRGIGPVIAARAKEAGVKLVAVDDDIYHEDGTKVPFVGLDSYNIGLAVGDELSNLYKASGWDASTVKIASIEDRKADTCMLRNKGAEDAFLEANPEFKREDIARVAYDNTMVNSIDVMTTTLTANPQITNWIFYSCNDDGVLGAARAMENSGYAPENGIGVGIDGSRACDAFGNDRESAFKGTMWFNPENQGKVAVNLLLGAIKDGKELPENTYSSPELVNMSNFADYKERLCN from the coding sequence ATGGGAAAATACACCAAACTACTAGGGTCTGCAGTTGCGCTTTGCAGCTTGGCCAACGTCGCAAATGCTGACGATATCAAAATCGGCTACATCAATAAAATGGGTGATCATCCATGGTTTGTGGCAGAGGTCGTAGGTGCAAAGAAAGCCGCTGAAGCCGCTGGCGCATCGCTGGTCTCTCAGGATGTACAGTTCAACGCCGACATGGCGATCACGGCTGTCGACACGATGATCGGTGACGGCGTCAAGGGCATCGCGATTGTTGTGCCTGATCGCGGTATCGGACCGGTTATCGCTGCCCGTGCCAAGGAAGCCGGCGTCAAACTCGTAGCCGTCGATGATGACATCTACCATGAAGATGGCACCAAGGTTCCTTTCGTTGGCCTTGATTCCTACAACATCGGTCTTGCCGTTGGTGACGAATTGTCCAACCTTTACAAGGCCTCTGGCTGGGACGCGAGCACTGTCAAAATCGCTTCCATCGAAGACCGCAAGGCAGACACTTGCATGCTGCGCAACAAGGGCGCCGAGGATGCCTTCCTCGAAGCCAATCCCGAGTTCAAACGCGAAGACATTGCTCGCGTTGCCTATGACAACACCATGGTCAATTCCATTGACGTCATGACCACGACCCTGACGGCCAATCCCCAGATCACCAACTGGATTTTCTACTCCTGCAACGACGATGGCGTTCTGGGTGCTGCCCGCGCCATGGAAAACTCCGGCTATGCGCCTGAAAACGGCATTGGTGTCGGCATTGATGGCAGCCGCGCCTGTGATGCTTTCGGCAATGATCGCGAGTCTGCCTTCAAGGGAACCATGTGGTTCAATCCTGAAAATCAGGGCAAGGTTGCAGTCAATCTCCTGCTCGGAGCCATCAAGGATGGCAAGGAGCTGCCAGAGAATACCTACTCGTCTCCGGAACTGGTCAACATGAGCAATTTCGCTGACTACAAGGAGCGTCTTTGTAACTAA
- a CDS encoding sugar ABC transporter ATP-binding protein produces the protein MTNISKRFGVVQALADVQVDFTPGEVLALVGENGAGKSTLMRILEGVFPPDTGSVLFDGAPVKFSQSREAHSMGIRVIHQEPEIVPTMSVAENVYIGDFPRIAGNFLDRSRLRKDTAALLQEFGMGDELDPDQLCEKLGPAQRQMIEIMRAIRAGGQLIAFDEPTSSLTDDEARRLFRIIRDLRSEGKAVIYISHRLNEVIDLSDRVAVLRDGRIVSVTETSEETTETIAQKMVGRELNTLFKRTPSTQDRTILKVENLSSDAISDISMHIKAGEVVGLGGLMGAGRSELAKAIFGYDRISSGSVSMEGKTLPQQNTAAAILAGVGFAPEDRKHEALLLMRSILDNASIVIPDLVSNFGFFDRNAAKSLVGEAARAMKIKAPSLDTEVADLSGGNQQKVVLARWLARSPKLLILDEPTRGIDVGAKSEIYKLIDDLAASGIAIMLISSEMPELIGLADRVLVMAEGRITAELTGEAVNEEEILRHAMPSASMVA, from the coding sequence ATGACCAACATCTCCAAACGCTTTGGCGTGGTTCAGGCCTTGGCTGATGTTCAAGTCGATTTCACACCGGGAGAAGTGCTTGCACTGGTTGGCGAGAATGGCGCGGGAAAATCAACCCTGATGCGCATTCTGGAGGGCGTCTTTCCGCCCGATACCGGGTCTGTTCTCTTCGATGGCGCGCCGGTTAAATTCTCCCAGAGCAGGGAAGCCCATTCCATGGGCATTCGCGTCATTCATCAGGAGCCGGAAATCGTTCCCACAATGAGCGTCGCCGAAAATGTCTATATCGGAGATTTCCCGCGCATAGCTGGCAACTTTCTTGATCGCTCCCGCCTTCGCAAGGACACTGCGGCGCTGTTGCAGGAATTCGGCATGGGCGATGAGCTCGATCCCGACCAATTGTGCGAGAAGTTGGGGCCTGCCCAGCGCCAGATGATTGAAATCATGCGCGCAATTCGCGCAGGCGGCCAGCTTATCGCTTTTGATGAACCAACGTCCTCTCTGACCGATGACGAGGCACGGCGCCTGTTCCGGATCATCCGCGATCTTCGAAGCGAAGGCAAAGCGGTCATCTACATTTCTCACCGCCTCAATGAAGTGATTGATCTATCCGACAGGGTCGCAGTTCTACGCGATGGTCGCATCGTGTCTGTGACGGAAACCAGTGAAGAGACGACAGAAACCATTGCCCAGAAAATGGTTGGACGCGAGCTGAACACCCTGTTCAAGCGCACGCCCAGCACGCAGGACCGCACGATCCTCAAGGTCGAAAACCTGTCGTCTGATGCTATCTCGGACATTTCCATGCATATCAAGGCCGGCGAAGTTGTCGGACTTGGAGGCTTGATGGGGGCAGGGCGCTCTGAGCTTGCCAAGGCGATTTTCGGCTATGACCGCATTTCCAGTGGCAGTGTGTCCATGGAGGGCAAGACCCTGCCGCAGCAGAACACGGCTGCCGCCATTCTCGCCGGGGTCGGTTTTGCACCGGAAGACCGCAAGCATGAGGCGCTTTTGTTGATGCGCTCCATTCTGGACAATGCCTCCATCGTCATTCCCGATCTGGTGTCCAATTTCGGCTTTTTCGACCGGAATGCAGCCAAGTCGCTGGTGGGTGAGGCGGCCCGTGCGATGAAGATCAAGGCCCCCAGCCTCGATACGGAAGTGGCTGACCTTTCGGGTGGCAATCAGCAGAAGGTGGTTCTTGCCCGCTGGCTGGCCCGCTCGCCCAAACTGCTCATTCTTGATGAACCGACACGCGGCATTGATGTTGGTGCCAAATCGGAAATCTACAAACTCATTGATGATCTGGCCGCGAGCGGCATCGCCATCATGCTGATCTCCTCGGAAATGCCGGAGTTGATCGGTCTTGCCGACCGCGTGCTGGTCATGGCTGAGGGCCGCATCACCGCCGAACTGACTGGTGAGGCCGTCAATGAAGAAGAAATTCTGCGTCACGCGATGCCATCAGCATCCATGGTCGCCTGA
- a CDS encoding ABC transporter permease, with amino-acid sequence MTEETLNTNSANARQSFYEATVGRIGVHNVSLILALLALLVLFGSLRGDVFFSMRNILNMGMGIAILGVLAISQTTVVISGRMDISVGSIVGLTTVAVASAIQITGSAFLGIVFGIVVGGLAGLFNGVIITYGRVNHIIVTLGTMAIFRGVAFIISDGQSISIFNDTFRTIGIGRFLGIPMPIWVLIMTAVVFHIFLSKSIIGRNFYAIGGNPIVARFAGINLNRYSIGTFVMSGAVAGIGGILLAARTGSGQPISGSQGLELEAITAAFLGGCAMQGGKGSVIGALLGVAVIGILNNGMILTSVPTFYQLLAKGSLLILAVVFAEFQQNRQ; translated from the coding sequence ATGACTGAAGAAACGCTCAACACAAACAGCGCAAATGCGCGCCAATCCTTCTACGAAGCGACAGTCGGCCGCATCGGGGTCCACAACGTCAGTCTGATCCTGGCCCTTCTGGCACTCCTCGTCCTGTTCGGCTCCCTGCGCGGGGATGTCTTCTTCTCCATGCGCAACATTCTGAACATGGGCATGGGCATCGCCATCCTCGGGGTTCTGGCTATTTCTCAGACCACGGTGGTGATTTCTGGACGCATGGATATCTCCGTTGGCTCGATTGTTGGTCTGACCACGGTTGCTGTCGCTTCGGCGATCCAGATCACGGGTTCTGCCTTTTTGGGGATCGTGTTCGGCATTGTTGTCGGCGGGCTCGCAGGCCTCTTCAACGGTGTCATCATCACCTATGGCCGCGTCAACCACATCATTGTGACCCTCGGCACCATGGCGATCTTCCGCGGGGTTGCCTTCATCATTTCCGACGGGCAGTCGATTTCGATCTTCAACGACACCTTCCGGACAATCGGTATTGGCCGGTTTCTTGGCATCCCAATGCCAATCTGGGTGCTGATCATGACGGCGGTGGTGTTCCACATCTTCCTGTCCAAGTCCATCATCGGCCGGAATTTCTATGCCATTGGCGGCAACCCGATCGTTGCCCGCTTCGCCGGGATCAACCTCAATCGCTACAGCATCGGCACGTTCGTCATGAGTGGCGCTGTGGCGGGGATTGGCGGCATCCTGCTGGCAGCCCGCACCGGGTCTGGCCAGCCGATTTCCGGCTCGCAAGGGTTGGAACTTGAGGCCATCACGGCTGCCTTCCTTGGTGGCTGTGCCATGCAGGGAGGCAAGGGCAGTGTCATCGGTGCGTTGCTCGGGGTGGCCGTGATCGGGATCCTGAACAATGGCATGATCCTGACCTCTGTCCCGACCTTCTATCAGCTGCTTGCCAAGGGCTCCTTGCTGATCCTTGCGGTGGTCTTCGCTGAATTCCAGCAGAACCGCCAGTAA
- a CDS encoding aldose 1-epimerase translates to MSCLKLKDGACSAVISTRGGAIWSFDYEHRQNTIPILNARGDRERDKAAQSGCFPLVPFGNRIRENRFSFEGKDYSLHSNTDSDPLYLHGDGWLSDWTISQRSGSGATLDFEFDGKDRSPYAYCARQNIRIRDDSLILGLSVMNTGAVALPFGIGWHPFFTLTPDTHLKASATAYWQENEHHLPTKLEKLPVDLDFNQPGAIPDRWINNGFEGWDNRAEITWPEQGIALQIDTSREIERYVLYRPDHERDPQNAGTFFCFEPMSHAIDAHNQAGGGGLQRLAPGGTLSGTMTLTPRPTSL, encoded by the coding sequence ATGTCTTGTCTAAAGCTCAAGGACGGAGCCTGTTCCGCTGTCATCTCTACTAGAGGCGGCGCCATCTGGTCATTCGACTACGAGCATCGACAGAACACAATCCCGATCCTCAATGCGCGTGGCGATCGTGAAAGAGACAAAGCGGCACAATCAGGCTGCTTCCCGCTGGTGCCCTTTGGCAATCGCATCCGCGAAAATCGCTTTTCCTTCGAAGGCAAAGACTATTCCCTTCACTCCAACACGGACAGCGATCCGCTTTATCTGCACGGAGATGGCTGGTTGTCGGACTGGACGATCAGCCAGAGAAGCGGAAGTGGCGCCACCCTTGACTTCGAATTTGACGGTAAAGATCGCTCGCCCTATGCCTATTGCGCCAGACAGAACATCAGGATCAGAGACGATAGCCTCATCCTCGGACTGTCTGTGATGAACACAGGTGCGGTTGCCTTGCCGTTCGGGATCGGCTGGCATCCCTTCTTTACCCTGACACCCGATACGCATCTCAAGGCGAGTGCAACGGCCTACTGGCAGGAAAATGAGCATCATCTGCCCACTAAGCTTGAAAAATTGCCCGTTGATCTCGATTTCAACCAGCCCGGCGCGATCCCTGACCGTTGGATCAACAATGGCTTTGAAGGCTGGGACAACAGGGCAGAGATCACATGGCCGGAGCAGGGGATCGCCCTTCAGATTGATACGAGTCGGGAAATTGAGCGATATGTTCTCTATCGACCAGACCATGAACGGGATCCGCAGAATGCCGGGACCTTTTTCTGCTTTGAGCCGATGTCACACGCCATTGATGCACACAATCAAGCCGGTGGAGGGGGACTGCAACGTCTGGCACCCGGCGGAACCCTGTCCGGAACCATGACACTGACGCCCCGTCCCACTTCACTCTGA
- a CDS encoding YihY/virulence factor BrkB family protein, giving the protein MANQTEQNEHGATESGIGRQARHVRKIPFKGWFYIFRRTVTSFAENRVMLISAGVTLYVLLAMVPGLSLFVSIYGLVSDPQSIPDQIALLQGLVPAETLDLIRAQLVRISAQNDSELNRAFIIALLISLWSASLGAKGMFEAMNVVYGEKEKRNFFTLTGLAFMFTLGGALLAFFALATVVLLPAIVSFVQLGSGLEWLVRIVSYLVFAIGIVLGLSAIYRWGPNRAGAKWRWVTPGAGFAAIAVIATSVVFSWYMSNFANYGASYGSLGAPIGFLTWLWISVIVVVMGGKLNAEAEHQTAMDTTKPPEKPMGERGAFVADTLGE; this is encoded by the coding sequence ATGGCAAACCAGACAGAACAAAACGAGCATGGAGCAACTGAGTCCGGGATCGGAAGACAGGCGCGCCATGTACGCAAAATCCCTTTTAAAGGCTGGTTTTATATCTTCAGGCGCACAGTCACCAGCTTCGCGGAAAATCGGGTGATGCTGATCTCAGCAGGTGTAACCCTTTACGTCCTGCTTGCGATGGTGCCGGGATTAAGCCTCTTCGTGTCCATCTACGGTCTTGTATCAGACCCGCAATCGATTCCGGATCAGATCGCTCTGTTGCAAGGCTTGGTGCCGGCAGAGACCCTTGACCTTATCCGAGCGCAACTCGTCCGAATCTCCGCTCAGAATGACAGTGAACTGAACAGGGCGTTCATCATTGCCCTACTGATTTCTCTGTGGAGTGCAAGTCTGGGAGCGAAGGGTATGTTTGAAGCGATGAACGTTGTTTATGGCGAGAAAGAAAAACGGAATTTCTTTACCCTGACAGGCCTCGCCTTTATGTTTACGCTGGGTGGAGCGCTGTTGGCGTTCTTCGCGTTGGCGACCGTTGTGCTCTTGCCGGCAATCGTCTCGTTCGTGCAGCTTGGTTCCGGGCTTGAATGGCTCGTTCGCATCGTCAGCTATCTGGTGTTTGCTATCGGCATCGTGTTGGGCCTGTCCGCCATCTATCGTTGGGGACCGAACAGGGCAGGCGCAAAATGGCGCTGGGTCACACCGGGAGCCGGTTTTGCCGCGATTGCCGTTATCGCAACGTCTGTGGTCTTCTCGTGGTACATGTCCAATTTCGCCAACTATGGCGCGAGCTACGGCTCGCTGGGCGCTCCCATAGGCTTTCTTACATGGCTCTGGATTTCAGTGATCGTTGTGGTCATGGGTGGAAAGCTGAACGCCGAAGCCGAGCATCAGACCGCCATGGACACCACCAAGCCACCCGAAAAGCCCATGGGCGAACGGGGGGCCTTTGTCGCTGACACGCTGGGGGAATAG